Proteins encoded together in one Chitinophaga varians window:
- a CDS encoding hydroxymethylpyrimidine/phosphomethylpyrimidine kinase yields MEQQRPVVMSFAGLDPSGGAGLLADIKTFEQHRVYGLGVCTALTIQTASDFISVDWLSLPRILAQAKPLLATETVAYCKIGIMTDVQSLLELVRAIRLLSPGIRIIVDPVLKASAGHAFHSSIPRQAWQELLPELYLITPNYHEAMLLAGLDDGDAAAKQLSAHCAVLLKGGHHQARPGEDTLYTGNEEQRFSAGTQRVYPKHGSGCVLSAAITANLALGHSLSDACANAKAYTENLLSSHPSLTGYHHI; encoded by the coding sequence GACCAGTCGTCATGAGCTTTGCAGGCCTCGACCCCAGCGGGGGAGCCGGTCTGCTGGCAGACATCAAGACTTTTGAGCAGCACCGCGTGTATGGCCTCGGCGTATGCACGGCACTTACCATACAAACCGCCAGCGACTTCATTTCCGTGGACTGGCTATCACTGCCACGTATCCTGGCGCAGGCAAAGCCGCTGCTGGCCACCGAAACGGTGGCCTACTGCAAGATCGGCATCATGACAGATGTACAGTCCCTGCTGGAACTGGTACGTGCCATCAGGTTGCTGTCGCCCGGTATCCGCATTATCGTTGACCCGGTGCTGAAAGCCTCTGCCGGACATGCTTTTCACAGCAGCATCCCGAGGCAGGCATGGCAGGAGCTGCTGCCAGAGCTGTACCTGATCACGCCCAACTATCACGAAGCCATGCTGCTGGCGGGCCTCGACGATGGCGACGCGGCAGCGAAACAGCTATCTGCCCACTGTGCGGTACTGCTCAAAGGGGGCCATCATCAGGCAAGGCCCGGAGAGGATACGCTGTACACCGGCAACGAAGAACAGCGGTTTTCCGCCGGCACCCAGCGGGTATATCCCAAACACGGATCAGGCTGCGTGTTGTCTGCCGCCATCACGGCCAATCTGGCACTTGGCCATTCACTTTCCGACGCATGTGCTAACGCCAAAGCCTATACGGAAAATTTATTGTCCAGTCATCCTTCATTAACCGGATATCATCACATATGA
- a CDS encoding thiamine phosphate synthase translates to MINKLHYISQQTDRRSHLDNIRAACDAGCQLVQLRIKNETHENVLPVATAAKALCDRYNVSLIINDYPHIAVAVDAAGVHVGLQDMTVAAARAIVGTDKIVGGTANTLSDVLTHVKNGASYVGLGPFRFTTTKQNLSPILGIEGYQAIMAALREQQINTPVVAIGGIMESDIPAIIQTGIHGIAVSGLITQATGQRLLVQHIYDLLNKQ, encoded by the coding sequence ATGATCAACAAACTGCATTATATCTCCCAGCAAACAGACCGGCGCAGCCACCTCGATAACATCCGGGCGGCGTGCGACGCCGGCTGTCAGCTGGTACAACTGCGCATTAAAAACGAAACGCACGAAAACGTGCTGCCGGTAGCTACTGCCGCCAAAGCCCTCTGCGACCGGTACAACGTGTCGCTGATCATCAACGATTATCCGCATATAGCCGTTGCCGTTGACGCCGCCGGTGTGCACGTTGGCCTCCAGGACATGACGGTGGCCGCTGCGAGGGCTATCGTAGGCACCGATAAAATAGTCGGTGGCACCGCCAATACACTCTCCGATGTGCTCACACACGTTAAGAACGGCGCCAGTTATGTAGGCCTTGGGCCTTTCCGTTTCACCACCACCAAACAAAACCTCAGCCCCATCCTGGGCATTGAAGGTTATCAGGCGATCATGGCCGCCTTGCGCGAGCAGCAGATCAATACGCCGGTAGTGGCCATTGGCGGAATTATGGAATCAGACATTCCCGCCATTATACAGACCGGCATCCATGGCATAGCCGTGAGCGGGCTGATTACACAGGCAACCGGGCAACGGTTGCTGGTACAACATATTTATGACCTTTTAAACAAACAGTGA
- a CDS encoding thiazole synthase: protein MTQPLTIAGRTFTSRLFTGTGKFASAPLMEEALLASGSELVTVALKRVDLQQQADDLLRHLHHPHIQLLPNTSGVRTAKEAVYAAQLAREALETNWIKLEIHPDPRYLMPDPVETLLAATELVKLGFVVLPYVHADPVLCKRLEDAGTAAVMPLGSPIGSNKGLRTADFLEIIIAQSNVPVVVDAGIGTPSHAAMAMEMGADAVLVNTALAVAKDPVKMAAAFRAGVEAGRMAYEAGLAPTSTHAIASSPLVAFLDEA, encoded by the coding sequence ATGACACAACCACTCACCATCGCAGGCCGGACATTTACCTCCCGCCTGTTTACCGGCACCGGCAAGTTTGCCTCCGCCCCGCTGATGGAAGAAGCCCTGCTGGCCTCCGGCAGCGAGCTGGTGACCGTCGCCCTGAAGCGGGTGGACCTGCAACAGCAGGCAGATGACCTGTTGCGGCATCTGCATCATCCGCATATACAGCTGCTGCCCAATACCTCCGGCGTACGTACCGCCAAAGAAGCCGTTTATGCCGCTCAGCTGGCGCGGGAAGCACTCGAAACCAACTGGATAAAACTGGAAATACATCCTGATCCCCGTTACCTGATGCCCGACCCGGTAGAAACCCTGCTGGCCGCCACGGAGCTGGTAAAACTGGGCTTCGTGGTATTGCCCTATGTACACGCAGACCCGGTGCTGTGCAAAAGGCTCGAAGACGCAGGTACCGCAGCTGTTATGCCGCTTGGCTCACCTATTGGCAGCAACAAGGGGCTCCGTACCGCCGACTTCCTTGAAATCATCATCGCACAAAGCAATGTGCCCGTAGTGGTAGACGCCGGCATCGGCACGCCCTCTCATGCCGCCATGGCCATGGAAATGGGCGCAGACGCCGTTCTTGTCAACACTGCACTGGCAGTGGCCAAAGACCCGGTAAAAATGGCCGCGGCCTTCAGAGCGGGCGTGGAAGCCGGCCGCATGGCCTATGAAGCCGGCCTGGCGCCCACCAGTACCCACGCCATCGCCTCCAGCCCGCTGGTGGCTTTTCTCGACGAAGCTTAA
- the thiH gene encoding 2-iminoacetate synthase ThiH, whose product MFKDIFEQYQWDEVKAGIYDKTAADVEQALHNQRRTLDDFAALISPAAAAYLQPMAEMSHQRTLQRFGNTMQLYIPMYLSNECQNICTYCGFSLDNKIRRKTLSPAEILQETAVIKEMGYDHVLLVTGEAHQIVGLDYFKKTLQLLRPHFAHISMEVQPMDEADYAALIPLGLHAVLVYQETYHQEDYKKHHPKGRKSSFQYRLETPDRLGRAGIHKMGLGVLIGLEDWRTDSFFTALHLQYLEKKYWQTRYSISFPRLRPFSGGLEPKVEMNDRELVQLICAYRLFNQEVELSISTRERESFRDHIIRLGITSMSAGSRTNPGGYAADRQSLEQFEISDERSAAAIAAMLKNSGYEPVWKDWDQVLG is encoded by the coding sequence ATGTTTAAAGACATTTTTGAGCAATATCAATGGGACGAGGTAAAGGCAGGCATCTACGACAAAACAGCCGCAGATGTGGAGCAGGCCCTGCATAACCAGCGCCGCACCCTCGATGATTTTGCCGCCCTCATTTCACCTGCGGCAGCCGCCTACCTGCAACCAATGGCTGAAATGAGCCATCAGCGCACCCTGCAGCGCTTTGGCAATACCATGCAGTTATATATCCCCATGTATCTCTCCAATGAATGCCAGAATATCTGCACCTACTGCGGCTTTAGCCTGGACAATAAGATCCGGCGCAAAACCCTCAGCCCAGCGGAGATACTACAGGAAACGGCCGTCATCAAAGAGATGGGATATGACCATGTGCTGCTGGTAACCGGCGAAGCACATCAGATAGTAGGCCTCGACTACTTCAAAAAAACACTGCAACTGTTACGTCCCCATTTTGCCCATATCTCCATGGAAGTGCAACCGATGGACGAGGCGGATTACGCCGCCCTGATACCGTTGGGGCTACATGCCGTGCTGGTATATCAGGAAACCTACCATCAGGAGGACTATAAAAAGCATCATCCCAAAGGACGCAAATCATCGTTTCAATACCGGCTGGAAACGCCCGACAGACTGGGCCGCGCCGGCATTCATAAAATGGGGCTGGGGGTGTTGATAGGTCTTGAAGACTGGCGTACCGACAGCTTTTTTACAGCACTGCATCTTCAGTATCTCGAAAAAAAATACTGGCAAACGCGGTACAGCATTTCTTTTCCACGCCTGCGTCCCTTCTCCGGCGGACTGGAACCTAAAGTGGAAATGAATGACCGGGAGCTGGTACAACTCATCTGCGCTTACCGCCTTTTTAATCAGGAAGTGGAACTGAGTATTTCCACCCGGGAACGGGAATCTTTCAGGGACCACATTATCCGGCTCGGCATTACCAGTATGAGCGCCGGATCACGCACCAATCCCGGAGGCTACGCCGCCGACCGGCAATCGCTTGAACAGTTTGAAATATCCGACGAACGAAGCGCAGCCGCCATCGCCGCCATGTTGAAAAACAGCGGTTATGAACCGGTATGGAAAGACTGGGACCAGGTATTGGGCTAA